The stretch of DNA AACTGGACCGACGCCCACGGTGATCACCACCGCGTCGAACACTGGAACCACGTCGTCGATCAGGCGGCTCTGTTGGCCGCGGAACTGTTGGGGCACACCATCACCCATCAGGCGGTCCCGTACTTCTGGAGTGACCAGTACGGACTCAAGATCCAGATGCTCGGCGCTCCGCACCCGGACGACGAGGTCCACGTGGCACAGGACGACGGGCGGAAGTTCCTCGCCTACTACAGTCGTGACGGGCTGCTGACCGGGGTGATCGGTGCCGGGCTGGTGGGCAAGCTGATGAAGACGAGGCCGTACCTGCAGACCCCGACGCCGGTGTCGGCGCTGCTCGGACAGTGACGATCGGTCCGGACTCGTCCGCGGCGGAGATCGTCGACGCCCTGGTGGCACTGGGCGATCCGGACCGGGCGGCGGGATCGCGCCGCTTCTTCAAGACCGCACCGGGCGAGTACGGCGAGGGCGACGAGTTCGTCGGGATCCGGGTGCCGGTGCTGCGCGCGCTGGCCAAGCGGCTGCGGGGTCTGTCGGCGCCGACGATCGTCGAGGTGCTCGAGAGCCCGATCCACGAGGCGCGGCAGCTGGCACTGTTCGTGCTGACCGCGAACATCGGTGCGCGCGACTCCGATCGGGCCGCATGGGTGCAGGTGTACCGCGATGCGGTCCGCGCAGGCCGGGTGAACAACTGGGACCTCGTCGACTGCTCGGCCGACCCGGTGCTCGGCGCCTGGCTGCTGGCCGCCGACGACTACGCGGAGCTGATCGAATGGGCGTCCTCGGAAGACCTCTGGGAACGCCGGGTGGGGATCATCGGCACCTTCGCGTTCATCCGTGCGGGGCGAGCCGACGCCGTCCTCGCGGTGGCGCCGATCGTCGTCGCCGATCGGCGCGACCTGATCCAGAAGGCGTTCGGATGGATGCTTCGCGAGGTCGGCAAACGAATCGATCGGGCGCTGCTGATCGACTATCTGGACGCTCACGCGGCCGAGATGGGGCGGACGGCGCTCTCGTACGCGGTGGAGCACCTGCCCGCCGAGGAGCGAGCCCGCTATCGGGCGATGTGACGTGTTACGCGGCCGGGGCCTGCTCCACCTCGGGCTTCGGCGCGCCGCGGCGGACGAGTAGAGCCAACGCGACCATCGGGATCTGCATGGGGAGACGAGCCCACGCGATCGCCTTGAGGAGCGGGCTCTTGTCCACCCAGAGGCGGATCATGTTCACGTTGGCCGGGAACACCGCGATGAACAGGGCGGCGGCCAGCCCGGCCGCCGTGCGGCGGGTGCTCGGCACGAGGACCGCGGCGCCCACGCCGATCTCGGCGGCGCCCGACGCGTAGGTCCAGAATCGCTTCGAGCCGGGGACCTCGTCGGGGACGATCGAGTCGAACGGCTTCGGGGCCACGAAGTGCAGCACTCCGGGGACCAGGAGGATGCCGGACAGGATGCGCGTGAGGCGGTCGTGAAGCATGGGGTCCACCCTACCTGTGACGTCGCGTCACGTGAGGATGCCGCGAGTGGTCTCGTCGGCAGGGAGGAAGGTCTCCAGGTGCAGACCTTCGAGGGTCGTGTCGGTCGCGGTGTCCAGGCGCGCGGACACGCTGAAGAATCTGGCGGGCGTCCCGTCGACGTCGATCTCGAGGGTGAGGACCGGTCCCGCGGCCGGTGGTTCGCCGAGGCCGTCGAGGTATCCCGACATCTCGACGGCGAGGGCCTCGTGACGGGCGTCGTGCGTGTGCTCGGCGCGCGAGCGCAGTCTGCGCAGCAGATGAGCGCCCCACTGCTCGAGGTCGCCGATGCGGGGAGCGAGACCGTCGGGGTGCAGGCAGAGTTGGAGGACGTTCACCGGCGGCTCCAGCAGCCGCGCGGCGCACCCGGCGATGAGGACGTCGACGGCCGCATTGCGATCGACGATGTCCCAATGATCGTCGAGCAGAAGAGCCGGATAGGGCAGATGCGCGTCGAGAAGTGCTCGCAGACCGTCCATCACGACGGCCACGCCCGCGTCGTCGAGTGCGTGCTCGGCGAACCGGGGAGCGAATCCCGCCGCGAGGAGCAGCCGATTCCGATCGGCGAGCGGAACATCGAGGTGGTCGGCCAGGTGCAGGACCATCTCCGAGGTCGGGTGCGCCCGCCCGGTCTCGACCC from Gordonia humi encodes:
- a CDS encoding DNA alkylation repair protein, coding for MGPDSSAAEIVDALVALGDPDRAAGSRRFFKTAPGEYGEGDEFVGIRVPVLRALAKRLRGLSAPTIVEVLESPIHEARQLALFVLTANIGARDSDRAAWVQVYRDAVRAGRVNNWDLVDCSADPVLGAWLLAADDYAELIEWASSEDLWERRVGIIGTFAFIRAGRADAVLAVAPIVVADRRDLIQKAFGWMLREVGKRIDRALLIDYLDAHAAEMGRTALSYAVEHLPAEERARYRAM
- a CDS encoding helix-turn-helix domain-containing protein, encoding MPVTASDPDVGTLLRLWRRRRRFSQQELSDLSTVSTRHLSRVETGRAHPTSEMVLHLADHLDVPLADRNRLLLAAGFAPRFAEHALDDAGVAVVMDGLRALLDAHLPYPALLLDDHWDIVDRNAAVDVLIAGCAARLLEPPVNVLQLCLHPDGLAPRIGDLEQWGAHLLRRLRSRAEHTHDARHEALAVEMSGYLDGLGEPPAAGPVLTLEIDVDGTPARFFSVSARLDTATDTTLEGLHLETFLPADETTRGILT
- a CDS encoding DoxX family protein, which codes for MLHDRLTRILSGILLVPGVLHFVAPKPFDSIVPDEVPGSKRFWTYASGAAEIGVGAAVLVPSTRRTAAGLAAALFIAVFPANVNMIRLWVDKSPLLKAIAWARLPMQIPMVALALLVRRGAPKPEVEQAPAA